A genome region from Panicum virgatum strain AP13 chromosome 4K, P.virgatum_v5, whole genome shotgun sequence includes the following:
- the LOC120702782 gene encoding putative clathrin assembly protein At5g35200, whose translation MAVGGTQPTLRKYLGALKDTTTVSLAKVNSDYKDLDIAIVKATNHVERPSKEKYIREIFLSISAARPRADVAYCIHALARRLSKTRNWAVALKTLIVIHRALREVDPTFREELINYGRSRSHMLNMAYFKDDSSAEAWDYSAWVRIYALYLEERLECFRVLKYDVETDPPRSRDLETAALLDHLPALQQLLFRLLACQPQGASSYNIIIQHALSMVALESVKIYTAISDGTINLVDKFFEMQRNDAVRALDIYKRATNQAERLSEFYEVCKTIHIGRGEKFLKIEQPPASFLQTMEEYVRDAPTMAKEKAVLAIEYKKEPEEEEKPASPPAPEPEQAQPEPEPEPEPAVEEPPVAEPDLLGLNEPSPAATAIEEQNALALAIVPIDDVPKAAPAFENGVTGWELALVTAPSSTETAVTSSKKLAGGLDLLTLDSLYDDANRRASQPAASYNLWDAAAPAPMLQTMAPATQDPFYASGGYAAPHAVQMAAMAQQQQAFLLQQQMMTAMAAPAAVVHHPMQMQMQMPVQQNPANPFGNPFAPAGAHPYGAAGMPLHAGPGNAYTGLI comes from the exons ATGGCGGTTGGCGGAACTCAGCCGACCCTCAGGAAGTACCTTGGTGCCCTCAAGGACACAACAACTGTGAGCTTGGCAAAAGTGAATAGTGATTATAAG GATTTGGACATTGCAATTGTTAAGGCCACGAACCATGTTGAGCGTCCATCAAAGGAGAAGTACATAAGAG aaatttttctttccatttCTGCTGCAAGGCCACGAGCAGATGTAGCTTACTGCATTCATGCCCTTGCCAGACGCCTTTCGAAGACTCGCAACTGGGCG GTTGCTCTGAAGACATTGATTGTCATACACCGTGCTCTTCGAGAAGTTGATCCTACTTTTCGTGAAGAGCTTATCAATTATGGCAGATCTAGGTCTCATATGCTCAACATGGCCTACTTTAAGGATGACTCCAGTGCGGAAG CTTGGGATTATTCTGCGTGGGTGCGAATTTATGCTTTATATCTAGAGGAGAGGCTCGAATGTTTCCGAGTGCTGAAGTATGATGTAGAAACAGATCCACCG AGAAGTCGGGATCTTGAGACTGCTGCTTTGCTTGATCATCTGCCAGCACTACAGCAGCTCCTTTTTCGGCTTCTTGCTTGCCAG CCACAAGGAGCATCATCTTACAATATAATAATCCAGCATGCACTTTCAATG GTTGCTTTAGAGAGTGTTAAGATCTACACGGCTATTAGCGATGGAACAATCAATCTGGTTGACAAG TTCTTTGAGATGCAAAGAAACGATGCTGTTAGGGCACTTGATATATACAAAAGAGCAACTAACCAG GCTGAAAGACTCTCAGAATTCTATGAAGTGTGTAAAACTATACACATTGGGCGTGGTGAGAAGTTCTTAAAAATCGAACAG CCTCCAGCATCATTCTTACAGACTATGGAGGAGTATGTAAGAGATGCTCCCACGATGGCAAAGGAAAAG GCTGTGCTGGCGATAGAATACAAAAAAgagccagaggaggaagaaaagccAGCTTCACCTCCAGCTCCAGAGCCAGAACAAGCACAACCAGAACCCGAGCCGGAACCTGAACCTGCTGTTGAGGAACCACCAGTAGCTGAACCAGATTTGCTG GGTCTGAATGAACCTAGCCCTGCTGCGACTGCGATAGAAGAGCAGAATGCATTGGCACTAGCAATCGTTCCGATAG ATGATGTTCCTAAAGCTGCTCCAGCCTTTGAAAATGGAGTCACAGGCTGGGAGCTGGCCCTTGTCACTGCACCGAGCTCGACTGAAACAGCTGTCACCTCAAGCAAAAAATTG GCTGGTGGCCTGGACTTGCTGACCCTCGACAGCCTGTACGACGACGCGAACCGGAGAGCGAgccagccggcggcgagctacAACCTCTGGGATGCGGCGGCCCCGGCCCCTATGCTGCAGACGATGGCGCCGGCGACGCAGGACCCTTTCTACGCGTCGGGCGGGTACGCGGCGCCCCACGCGGTGCAGATGGCCGCCatggcgcagcagcagcaggccttcctgctgcagcagcagatgatgaCGGCGatggccgcgccggccgccgtcgtccACCACCCGATGCAGATGCAGATGCAGATGCCGGTGCAGCAGAACCCCGCGAACCCGTTCGGCAACCCCttcgcccccgccggcgcgcaCCCCTACGGCGCCGCCGGCATGCCGCTCCACGCCGGCCCCGGCAACGCCTACACGGGGCTCATCTAG
- the LOC120702781 gene encoding ran-binding protein 9-like produces MARGLRGVRDDLSELGRHLLDIACFLHPLLNPAHTDSPPATPTSAAAAGGVRRAPPRAARRSPSPHPPASPSLLAGILSDLAEIGGSLRGGFSRAATQHDRATAEPPQAAATPPASPPPPAAAAAAAAQVPDDVVGAARALAARPEAWIDFPVLALDENSIISGIQRDHLESIEKLVPDLASLRARLCPSYMDEDVFWKIYFRLLESNINEHSSEEDNRSVPNSVHHINEIESESPPHVCEIESVKSNQEGYQSSDGQVFPKTRSERSIDQWVFAKSKSEESMDQWSEIPSDVESFREGKRYLSSEELSDVDSANDVVMDKYMDSLLSDRRNLPYASSSVRRDSVRRKPASSADYSHRPPQPTPPASLSKKESWDVIEDSEFDILDS; encoded by the exons aTGGCGCGCGGGCTGCGCGGCGTCCGCGACGACCTCTCGGAACTGGGGCGGCACCTCCTCGACATCGCCTGCTTCCTGCACCCGCTCCTCAACCCGGCGCACACCGACTCCCCGCCGGCCACGCccacgtccgccgccgccgccggcggcgtccggcgggcgcccccccgcgcggcgcggcgctcccCGTCGCCGCacccgccggcgtcgccgtcgctccTCGCGGGCATCCTCTCCGACCTCGCCGAGATCGGCGGCTCCCTCCGCGGCGGCTTCTCCCGCGCCGCGACCCAGCACGaccgcgccaccgccgagcccccgcaggccgccgcgaccccgccggcctccccgcctccacctgccgccgccgccgccgccgcggcgcaggtCCCCGACGATGTCGTGGGAGCAGcgcgcgccctcgccgcgcgccccgaGGCGTGGATCGACTTCCCCGTGCTCGCCCTCGACGAAA ATTCTATAATCTCTGGTATTCAAAGAGATCATTTGGAGTCCATTGAAAAACTTGTTCCAGATTTAGCATCTCTTAGGGCTAGGCTGTGTCCTTCTTACATGGATGAAGATGTATTCTGGAAAATATACTTTAGGCTGCTTGAGTCAAACATTAATGAGCATAGTTCAGAG GAAGATAACCGGAGTGTGCCAAACTCCGTACATCACATCAATGAGATTGAGTCAGAGTCTCCACCTCATGTTTGTGAGATAGAAAGTGTCAAAAGCAACCAAGAAGGCTATCAATCTTCAGATGGCCAAGTCTTTCCAAAGACAAGATCCGAGCGAAGCATTGACCAATGGGTATTTGCAAAGTCAAAATCCGAGGAAAGCATGGATCAGTGGTCCGAAATACCTTCGGATGTGGAATCTTTCAGAGAAGGTAAAAGATACCTTAGCAGCGAGGAGCTGAGTGACGTTGATAGTGCCAACGATGTCGTCATGGACAAATACATGGACTCGCTCCTCTCAGACCGGAGGAACCTACCGTACGCTAGCTCCTCGGTCCGCCGAGATTCAGTCAGACGAAAACCTGCTTCATCTGCTGACTACAGCCACCGCCCTCCGCAGCCAACTCCACCTGCATCGCTGTCCAAGAAGGAATCATGGGACGTCATTGAGGATTCAGAGTTTGATATACTTGACAGTTAG